The Cryptomeria japonica chromosome 9, Sugi_1.0, whole genome shotgun sequence DNA segment TGTTCAAAACCATTTGGAAGGCGTGGGAGTATGTAAGGGTGTAGATCTCTAACTATAGGGTCAACAACAGTCTCTTTATCAGTGGTGAGAGGTCCATTTGGTGGAACTTGTTTCATAAAGGGAAACCTCTCGCTCTTGTTCAAGGGTGCTCGGCTAAGAACTGCGCTAACAAAGGTATTAAGTGCTTTAAAGACCTCATCAATAGGGAACGATGATCCCTTGGGCTGATTTATCCTAGACCTTCTCCCTGCATACATCTAATTGGAGAACATACTCCATTTTAAGGGAGGCCCCAAGAGTTGCCTAGTGGATAATGATAGACTCCTCAATTTCACTTGGAACGATGGCACCTTGCTTAATAAtgtcaaggcaaaaaaaaattacaattcttTAACTGCAAATAACTCCATAATTTATCATATTAATGATGTTTGGCATATTGATTGGATTGATAGCAAATGGAAGCACATTTTTGAAAATTTATGGAGCAACAAAGTTGCTCCTAAGAAGAAATGTTTTAAATGGATGTTGATTATTAATAGGCTTCCTTGTAGAATCGACAAAATTCTTTTGATATATGTAATTTCTGTAAGGTGACTGAGAATATCCAGCATCTGTTTTTTCACTATATCATTGCTAGGGAGATATGGctcctatttggtttttccatttCTGAACATTATTACTAGTTCTATGCAAGGATTGAAGAAAGATTgtaatttattttggtttattcTTACTTGTGAAATTTTATGGTACATATGGATTATCAGAAATGAAGATAAGTTCCAAGGTAGGGCTAGAAATCTTACTGAGACTTTTTGTAGACTTACTTTACATTATGTTGAATCGCAGGTTACACTAGTAATGAGACTAGCCACAAAGAAGTTTGAAAGATTCTTGGAGGATGCTCATACCAGGATATACGTCTTAGAACTCTCATATGATTTCACATGGAGCAGGGAGAATTTAGAAAGGACCCCCTTTGTCAACACCCTTGCAGCTTGTGTAGTAGAAATCAATGAAGGGAGGAGGGTCGAGAAAGAATTCAT contains these protein-coding regions:
- the LOC131060975 gene encoding uncharacterized protein LOC131060975 isoform X2, which encodes MAERLDEVTLVMRLATKKFERFLEDAHTRIYVLELSYDFTWSRENLERTPFVNTLAACVVEINEGRRVEKEFMAQLATHGAVLVRQGKQIIWMEGPLGWTSWIDN
- the LOC131060975 gene encoding uncharacterized protein LOC131060975 isoform X1 is translated as MTWASKWGSNTACGGGGKASSTWVTLVMRLATKKFERFLEDAHTRIYVLELSYDFTWSRENLERTPFVNTLAACVVEINEGRRVEKEFMAQLATHGAVLVRQGKQIIWMEGPLGWTSWIDN